In the genome of Natronomonas salina, the window TGGGTCGAGCGGTTCGGCCTCGACCGCGAGACGTTCGCCGACTACACCTTCTGGGAGAAGGGCGCCGGGAAGATCTGGGCGTTCGCCGACGACCTGGACTCCCCCGCCGACGTCGAGGGACTGGGCATGACGTTCCTCCGGACCCGCCAGGAGCACTGGAAGCCGACCACGGACGCGGTCCAGCGGTTCGGCCCCGAGGCGACGAAGAACGTGGTCGTCCTCGACGAGGCCGACGCCCGGGCGTTCCTCCGCGGCGAGGACACCGACCCAGAGTGGGACGGCGACTGGGGCTATCTGATCGCCGCCCACGGGATCGCCGGCGACGTCGAACCCATCGGCGTCGGCCTGTACCTCTACGACGAACTGCGCTCGCAGATGCCGAAGGGCCGCCAGCGAGACCTGTAGCGTCGGCCGCGGAGGCGGGATACGTTCGTCGAGCCGACCTCGACGAGTCGAGAGGTCCTCCGACGGACCCGCAGATTCCGGAGAGTTCCGCCCCCGATTTCTGGACGTTCGGATACCTTAAAGAGACAATATCCGATTGAGGAGTGGTAGACCGTCCAGGGGCGGCCACCATTGCTGGACTCACGTCCACAGACACCACTATTACCGATTGTTCGTACAACTAATACGTCGAGATGTACGCAACCAACAGCAAAAGTCCCGAATCGTTGGTCATAGTTCCAGTATCGACGGCACCAGACGACCCTCGCGCCGCCCGCCTGGGGGTGAGAGGATGGGCCTGATCAGGATGACCAAGTGGCGGACGCTCGTGCTCGCCACCGCGGGGTTCAACTTCTCCTTCCTCATCTGGTTCTCCTTCGCCCCGTTCACCGGGCCGATGGCCGAGGAGTTCGGCCTGTCGCTGGCCGAGATCGGCATCCTCGCGAGCGCGGCCATCTGGCTGGCGCCGTTCGGCCGCATCCTCACCGGCTGGCTCTCCGACAAGTACGGCGCGCCGACGGTGTTCGCCATCGTGCTCACCTACGTCGGCGTGTTCTCGATGGCGAGCGCGTTCGCGCAGTCCTACGCCGTCTTCTTCGTCGAGCGGCTCATCGTCGCCACGGCGGGAATCACGTTCGTCATCGGCATCCAGCACGTCTCCGAGTGGTTCGAGGAGGCGCAACTCGGCACCGCCGAGGGCATCT includes:
- a CDS encoding DUF7122 family protein, coding for MTDNDGQRFDRLPATADDREVEGRATRREVVDWWVERFGLDRETFADYTFWEKGAGKIWAFADDLDSPADVEGLGMTFLRTRQEHWKPTTDAVQRFGPEATKNVVVLDEADARAFLRGEDTDPEWDGDWGYLIAAHGIAGDVEPIGVGLYLYDELRSQMPKGRQRDL